The sequence GTTTTTTAATGGAGTGACTAAGCGCAGCCAAATCAACTAAGTCCTTCAGGCTTTTATAACTTCCTCCAAGCAAATATTTTTCGCCATTTTGCCCTTTGGTAATTGCAGCAATTGTTGCCTCAGCAACATCCCGTACATCAACCCAATCAAAACCACCAGGAACCAAAGCTGGCAAGCTTCCTTTTTTCAATCGCATTAATGTCTGGCCTAATAAAGAGGGTTTGAAATCAAATGGACCTAAAACAGCTGTAGGGTTTAGTATAATGCATTCTAAATCTTCTTTTGAGGCGGCAATGATGTCTTTTTCGCTGCTGTGTTTTGATCGGTCGTATGCAAAACCTTTTATCGATACGGCTTTTCTGCTTTCATCCAATTTTTCATGGATTGGATTTTGATCAAAGGCATGAATGGAGCTAAAATGAATGAGTCGTTTTACACCTGCTTTTTTACATGCCTGAATAATATTTTTTGTTCCTATCGTATTTATGTGCAGTTGCTGATCGGATTTTTTTGATCCAATGGAAATGACAGCTGCCAAATGAATAACGACTTCACAATCTTCAACCAGTTTGTCTAATGATTCAGGATCAGTAACGTCTCCTTTAATTATTTGAATAGGTAAACCCTGAATAGC is a genomic window of Bacteroidota bacterium containing:
- a CDS encoding NAD-dependent epimerase/dehydratase family protein — protein: MNYRISITIGLSIHWNLLDFVGNKNSDLNSTSKIAITGASGHIGANLCRQLHAKGFQMKALIFQDDRAIQGLPIQIIKGDVTDPESLDKLVEDCEVVIHLAAVISIGSKKSDQQLHINTIGTKNIIQACKKAGVKRLIHFSSIHAFDQNPIHEKLDESRKAVSIKGFAYDRSKHSSEKDIIAASKEDLECIILNPTAVLGPFDFKPSLLGQTLMRLKKGSLPALVPGGFDWVDVRDVAEATIAAITKGQNGEKYLLGGSYKSLKDLVDLAALSHSIKKPIINCPYTIALMALPFLNVWSKLNNKPPLYTRMSLDTLKYANRHVSHEKASRELNFNPRPLSETLKDAYDWFDKNPQYAEL